GACTCCAAAATCAACTTGCGATTTTCATAACTATGGTACGCCTTCTTGTTTTTCACAGCGTTAAACTCGTCCGATGAAAGACAAACCGTTAAATGATCACCTAGTAGTTTCGCTCTTCTCAACAAATTAATATGGCCCCAATGCAACAAATCAAAAGTCCCGTAAGTAATTACCTTTTTCACTGTACCTACTCCTTTTCATAAAATCCCCTAAATGACTTTACCACAATAGTAAACTATCTACATTCAAGATTGGTTAAATAATATATTTTGTAAAGTTAATGTAAAGTTAAAATGAACATTGTTACAATATGCAATCTAAAAGGACTAAACAATTGGAAAACTATTACCTCTTCATCACCATATAATACCACATATTCACCATAGTTACACCTTAAATAGTCATTTTTTAGACCTCTGAAAATAATAAGATCTTTGGAGAAAGACACCACCAGACATGATTTATCTGAACCTAGGAGTTAATTAAAAATATTTTCCTTATAAAATTTAACTTCATTTTGAACATTTAAAAACTATTCGATGACAATAAAAAAAGGACGACCATGAAGGGTCATCCTTTTTATGCCAATTAATAGTTAGTCGTATAGGAAGGACTAGGTTTTGAACTGTAATCTTCCTTTGTTCGATTTTGTTTTAATGAAGGCAACTTACCAAAAATCACCCAATAATTATTCTCAAAATACTTCTGCGTCAACCTTACAATCAACCAACTACCTATCGAAATTGTAATAAAGGTGAAGATTTGCCAGCCGTTATAAACAAGTGGAGAACCACCTTGAACAACTTTTCTCATCACCATTAATAGTAATGGATGAATTAGATAGATACCAAACGATGTCGCACCGATTTCCATAAAAATAGACTTAGTCTTTGGTGAGAACCTCTTATTTGCCCAATGAGCTAATAGGAATAGACTTAACCCTGCAAAGAGAGCGTGTGTTGCCCATGTGAATTCTCCAATATATTGATTAATTAGTTGGGGAAGGTGTTGTGACACATCTCTGTATACACCGATTCTAACCAAATACATATAACCTGTGTATAGAACGACCATTCCTCCATACACGAAAAATACACTTGAGAAAACTTTAAACCTAAACGATGATTCATTCATTTTTTCACGCAAATCATTGTAATAAATTCCTAAGAATGCCCCCACAAAATAAAATGAAAAATATGAAAGGGAAATGGATCCTTTCAACGTGATGTGAAAGTATTCTTTATTCAAGTATACCCAAAGCCACTGTATCAATATTCCGATCCAAATAGAGTGTTTCCTCAAAAACGAAAACTTTTTAAATAAAAGGATGAAAAACGGAAACAATAGATACAACTGTACGCTAATAAACACAAAGTACAAGTGTGGATGAGCCTTGCCTAATGCAAACAAATATAAAAACTTCTGAATTGCAAACCCAATACTCGGATAATCATAATAAAAGAACCATTTCAATATGAAGTAAACAGCTGAAAAGAATAAATACGGAATTAGTATATACTTCAGTCTTTTTACATAGAAATTTTTTATTAATGTAAAGTCTGTTTTTTTAGGAAAATAATTATAAAACAATATAAAACTACTCAGGAATATAAATGTCGGAGTCCCAAGTTTTCCAGCAATATTAAAAAAATTATAAATTGGAAACAGAAGTGAATCTGTTGAAATAGTTGTCACGCCTGATGATGAAGAATGAACAAGTAGTACAGCAATGATAGCAAATGCTCTAGCTAATTGAATTTCATCTAAACTAACTCTTTTCTGCATACTCTTGCTAGCCCCTTCCATTCAAGTTAGTTTGTTTTAAACTCCACTATCATAATAAGGTCTTACTATTGAGTCAAGGATTATCCCGAGATCTTCACGAAACTTTAACTTTGTTTCTATTCCGTTACCTTTATGTAATAACTATAAAAAGAAAAGAAGGCGGTCCTCATGAGGACCGCCTTCCCGCACACATGCTTTTACTTAAATCGGTCGTCCAATGCTCTTACAAGAAGTGTTGCAAATTCAGATCTTGTAATACCTTTGTTCGGTTTAAATGATCCGTCTGGATATCCAGCTACCATATCATTTGCAACAAGTGTGTTGATATAGTCTGCTGCCCAATGTCCGACAGGAACATCGTTGAATCGGTCCTTACTAGAACCTTCAAGGTCATAAGCGCCTACAATAATTTTCGCCATTTCTGCACGAGTTAATGTAGCTTTAGGGTTGAATTTACCATTGTACCCTGTCATGATACCAGCATTTGCAATGGCTGCAACCTCTTCGTAACCTTTACCTTTGTAATCTTCTTTCTTCACATCGCTGAACTTTGGATCTGATAGATTATCAGTTTCCAAACCTAATGCACGTACAATCATTTGTGCAGCTTGTAATCTAGTAACTTCGTCATTTACTCCAAAATCACCATTAGTATAACCATTGATTACACCCATTACGTTTAGTGTTTGAATTGCATCCTTAGCCCAGAAATTACTCTTAATATCTTTAAAATCTTTCGCTTTTTTATCAGACTGAACAATTGTGATTTTCTTAACAGTTGTGTTTCCAGCCATATCTACAAGCTTCAATTCAAAATGATTCTTTCCTTCTTCTAATGAAACTTTTTCTGACAATGATTTAGTGTGAGCTCTCATTTCATACGGCTCTTTAAATTCATTGTAGTAAACTTCGCTTCCATCAATATAAAATCTCATATAATCGAAGTTGTCAGTCAACTTAAGGTCCAGTGTTGCTTCTGTCTTATCTGTATAGTATGGACCTTCAACTTCTACGATCGGCTTAGTCGAGTCGATAATCACTGTACGAAGGAATGATAATTCATTTCCTTTCGCATCTTTACCCATAAATCGAATTTGTTTTACACCGTCTGACTTGAACTCAACAGTTGTCTTGAATGTGTAACGTTTCTTCTCGTCATCCCAAGCCAACGCTGTTTTCTTACCATTGATGTAAAGTTCTTCAACAGCTGAATCGTCGTTGATATATCCATCAACATCAATTTCTCTTTCATTAAAGACACCTAGTGCTTCAGGCGATTTCGCTGTGATGAATGGAACTGTGTTATCCTCACCAGTTGAATCCATTCCAACGTTACCTGCCCAGTCAGTAGCTACAACCTTTACAGATTTTACATCTTTCATATCTTTCAACGTGTATTCCGTTTGATCGCCAGCTAAAGGTGATTCAAGAACACTTTTACCGTTTACAAGTACGTCGATGTATGAAATGCCAACACCTTCATCAGTTGCAGCCCATGTAAC
This Pseudalkalibacillus berkeleyi DNA region includes the following protein-coding sequences:
- a CDS encoding acyltransferase; its protein translation is MQKRVSLDEIQLARAFAIIAVLLVHSSSSGVTTISTDSLLFPIYNFFNIAGKLGTPTFIFLSSFILFYNYFPKKTDFTLIKNFYVKRLKYILIPYLFFSAVYFILKWFFYYDYPSIGFAIQKFLYLFALGKAHPHLYFVFISVQLYLLFPFFILLFKKFSFLRKHSIWIGILIQWLWVYLNKEYFHITLKGSISLSYFSFYFVGAFLGIYYNDLREKMNESSFRFKVFSSVFFVYGGMVVLYTGYMYLVRIGVYRDVSQHLPQLINQYIGEFTWATHALFAGLSLFLLAHWANKRFSPKTKSIFMEIGATSFGIYLIHPLLLMVMRKVVQGGSPLVYNGWQIFTFITISIGSWLIVRLTQKYFENNYWVIFGKLPSLKQNRTKEDYSSKPSPSYTTNY